One genomic segment of Catalinimonas alkaloidigena includes these proteins:
- a CDS encoding glucoamylase family protein, translated as MQKPAIALSLGLFLLYFSCTSSEQFGNSVDIPVDVNDLKTLTDSSLLNQVQYQTFNYFWEGAEPNSGMARERFHTDDVYPQNDKHIVTLGGTGFGVMAILVGIERGFISREEGFERLDKIVNFLDTADRFHGAWPHWLNGETAKVKPFSQKDDGGDLVETAFMVQGLLTVRQYFIDGSEAEQALAAKIDELWKSVEWDWYTQGEEVLYWHWSPNYGWDMNFPVGGYNECLIMYILAAASPTHGIQPEVYHKGWARSGNLETDREYLGYDLVLDHYENNDAPVGPLFWAHYSYLGLDPRKLEDRYGNYWKLNQSHALVNYEYALQNPEGYEGYGENCWGLTSSYSINGYAGHRPGHDLGVISPTAALSSFPFTPDESMQMLKFLYHEHDSLVGEYGPFDAFSFEHEWYVPRYLAIDQGPIPVMIENHRTGLLWELFMSAPEVQEGLDKLGFQY; from the coding sequence ATGCAAAAACCAGCAATAGCCCTTTCTTTGGGGCTTTTTTTACTCTACTTTTCCTGTACAAGCAGTGAGCAGTTCGGTAATAGTGTTGATATACCCGTAGACGTCAATGATCTTAAAACGCTCACAGATTCTTCCTTGCTGAACCAGGTACAATACCAAACCTTCAACTATTTTTGGGAAGGTGCCGAACCTAATTCGGGTATGGCGAGAGAGCGCTTCCACACCGATGATGTATATCCGCAAAACGATAAACACATTGTAACTTTAGGGGGGACAGGTTTTGGGGTAATGGCTATTCTTGTAGGCATTGAGAGAGGTTTTATCAGTAGGGAAGAGGGCTTTGAGCGCTTAGATAAGATTGTCAATTTCCTGGATACTGCTGATCGCTTTCATGGAGCCTGGCCCCACTGGCTCAATGGAGAAACCGCAAAGGTTAAACCCTTTAGCCAGAAAGATGATGGCGGGGACCTGGTTGAAACAGCTTTTATGGTTCAGGGGCTGCTTACCGTAAGGCAATATTTTATTGACGGCAGCGAAGCGGAGCAGGCGCTGGCAGCAAAAATAGATGAGCTGTGGAAATCCGTAGAATGGGATTGGTATACCCAGGGAGAAGAAGTTTTGTATTGGCACTGGTCACCCAACTATGGCTGGGATATGAATTTTCCGGTGGGAGGTTATAACGAATGCCTGATCATGTACATACTGGCTGCAGCATCGCCTACGCATGGAATACAGCCAGAGGTATATCACAAAGGATGGGCAAGGTCAGGCAATCTTGAGACAGATAGAGAATATTTAGGATATGATCTTGTACTTGATCATTATGAAAATAATGACGCCCCGGTTGGACCATTGTTCTGGGCGCATTACTCGTATCTGGGTTTAGATCCCAGAAAGCTGGAAGACCGATATGGTAACTATTGGAAGCTAAACCAAAGTCATGCCTTGGTAAATTATGAATATGCGCTACAAAATCCTGAAGGTTATGAGGGCTATGGAGAAAACTGTTGGGGCTTGACCTCCAGTTATTCTATCAATGGCTATGCAGGGCATCGCCCTGGTCATGATTTAGGAGTCATTTCTCCCACTGCCGCCTTATCTTCATTTCCCTTTACTCCCGATGAAAGTATGCAGATGTTAAAATTTTTATATCACGAGCATGATTCTCTGGTAGGAGAATACGGCCCGTTTGATGCTTTCAGTTTTGAACATGAATGGTATGTACCTCGCTATCTGGCGATTGACCAGGGGCCAATTCCCGTAATGATAGAAAATCATAGGACAGGCTTGCTTTGGGAACTATTTATGTCCGCACCGGAGGTTCAGGAAGGACTGGACAAATTGGGCTTTCAATATTAA
- a CDS encoding SusC/RagA family TonB-linked outer membrane protein: protein MSVRGQVLAPDETAIPGVNVVVKGTSQGTVTDIDGNYSIGVSSGNDTLIFSFVGYANQVVPINGRSTIDVTLQEDVEELSEVVVVGYGTQRKSDLTGSVAQLDGEELNAVPSQSPLQGLQGKVAGVQVTSSSGAPGAAPSIRIRGTGTLNDASPLFVVDGVLLREAEDINYLNSDDIASMEILKDASATAIYGARGANGVVIITTKQGEEGDARINADVSYGFQTIPNKIDMLNGPQWRALANEIDPSAYPIEDVPNTDWQNLIFDEPAGLLDANLSISGGSDKVRYYVAGGYFNQEGVVPSSDFERISLRLNNTYELSDFFEVGHNISVARTRRNNEPGGIIASAYRARPDIAPYNAEGGFSEVPSLSNPLAAIEYNNSNSTGLSTVGNIFAEVTFLENFRLRSSFGVSADFYKSTNFTPEYFVSSVQQNQLSDLSVRREEDTRWFWESTLNYQKEIGVNRFDGLVGFTLQEERFEFLESRTEGLLRADEALRFIDGGQVDEEQTDGNGNQQAIQSFLFRANYAYDSRYLLTVTGRLDASSVFGENYQYGFFPSVGVGWNIAQEAFLENSNFFTTLKLRGSWGVTGNDRIGAEARFPLINTGLDAVFGPGENLSPGATVGVAANENLRWEETTQYDVGLEIGILDGRLNIEADYYDRTTSDILIPIFVPGYYGNGPFVSVVFNTAEVLNRGFEFNINWREQIGDFSYSIGANGTTVNNELLEIGSESGVNSFITGGSLNNGQLVTRTEVGQPVGSFYGYQIAGVFQNQDEVDTYPAIGGQTIGDFRYVDNNGLNENGELIGEADGNLTEADRNFIGSPIPDFIYGFNFNLGYKGFDLAMDFQGQVGNEIYNGKRAQRFALANYQALWLDRWTGPGTSNSVPRASAGGVNFLPSEFFVEDGSFLRLRTVTLGYDLPAAMAENLSLTQARVYVRGTNVFTITDYSGYTPEIGVGSPTAAGIDLGEYPVTSIYSVGINITL, encoded by the coding sequence GTGAGCGTTAGGGGTCAGGTTTTAGCGCCGGACGAAACCGCTATTCCAGGTGTAAATGTTGTGGTCAAAGGTACAAGTCAAGGTACAGTCACTGATATTGATGGAAATTACAGTATAGGAGTTTCCAGTGGAAACGACACCTTGATTTTTTCATTTGTAGGCTATGCCAATCAGGTAGTACCTATCAATGGGCGCTCCACGATTGATGTTACACTTCAGGAAGATGTGGAAGAACTTTCGGAAGTGGTTGTGGTAGGTTATGGTACCCAGCGAAAAAGTGATTTGACAGGATCTGTTGCCCAGCTGGATGGTGAAGAGCTCAATGCTGTTCCTTCACAATCCCCCTTACAGGGGCTTCAGGGCAAGGTAGCAGGCGTGCAGGTTACCAGCAGCTCCGGAGCTCCGGGCGCTGCTCCTTCCATTCGTATCCGGGGTACGGGTACTTTGAATGATGCTTCACCGCTCTTTGTCGTAGATGGGGTTCTTCTAAGAGAAGCAGAAGATATCAATTATCTGAACTCAGATGATATCGCCTCTATGGAGATATTAAAAGACGCTTCTGCTACAGCTATCTATGGCGCGAGAGGAGCAAATGGTGTAGTAATCATCACGACAAAACAAGGGGAAGAAGGGGATGCGAGAATCAATGCCGATGTATCCTATGGTTTTCAGACAATACCCAATAAGATTGACATGCTCAATGGTCCGCAGTGGAGAGCTCTTGCCAATGAAATTGATCCCTCTGCATATCCAATTGAGGATGTGCCCAATACGGATTGGCAGAATTTGATTTTTGATGAACCTGCAGGACTTTTAGATGCTAACCTATCTATTTCCGGAGGAAGCGATAAAGTGAGGTATTATGTGGCAGGTGGATACTTTAACCAGGAAGGTGTAGTCCCTTCATCAGATTTTGAGCGTATATCGCTTCGTCTAAATAATACTTACGAACTTTCAGATTTCTTTGAGGTAGGCCATAATATTTCAGTAGCCCGTACCAGGCGTAACAATGAACCGGGAGGAATCATAGCTTCCGCTTACCGTGCCCGTCCGGACATTGCGCCTTACAATGCCGAAGGTGGTTTTTCTGAAGTCCCTTCTCTTTCCAATCCATTAGCCGCCATTGAATACAATAACAGTAATTCCACCGGACTGAGTACGGTAGGTAATATATTTGCTGAAGTCACTTTTCTGGAAAATTTCAGACTTCGCAGCAGCTTTGGCGTGAGCGCTGACTTTTACAAATCCACCAACTTTACTCCTGAATACTTTGTGTCATCCGTCCAGCAAAATCAGTTAAGTGATTTATCAGTGCGTAGGGAGGAAGACACCCGTTGGTTCTGGGAAAGTACGCTTAACTACCAAAAAGAAATTGGAGTTAATCGCTTTGATGGTTTAGTAGGATTTACGCTTCAGGAAGAACGCTTTGAGTTTCTGGAGAGCCGTACTGAAGGGCTACTCAGAGCTGATGAAGCGCTTCGCTTTATTGACGGTGGGCAGGTTGATGAGGAACAGACCGATGGAAATGGTAATCAGCAGGCTATCCAATCCTTTCTCTTTCGTGCGAATTACGCCTATGACAGCCGCTATTTACTCACTGTAACAGGTCGCCTGGATGCGTCATCTGTTTTTGGAGAAAATTATCAATACGGTTTTTTCCCTTCAGTAGGGGTGGGTTGGAACATCGCCCAGGAAGCATTCCTTGAAAACAGTAATTTCTTTACCACGCTAAAGCTACGTGGTAGCTGGGGAGTAACCGGAAATGATAGAATAGGTGCTGAAGCACGTTTCCCCTTGATCAATACCGGGCTGGATGCGGTCTTTGGACCCGGGGAAAATCTCTCGCCCGGTGCTACTGTAGGTGTCGCCGCAAATGAAAACCTACGCTGGGAAGAAACCACACAATATGATGTGGGACTGGAAATCGGTATTTTGGATGGAAGGCTGAATATAGAAGCGGACTACTACGACCGTACTACCAGCGATATATTGATTCCCATCTTCGTTCCCGGATATTATGGAAACGGACCTTTCGTAAGTGTAGTGTTTAACACTGCTGAAGTGCTCAACCGTGGTTTTGAATTCAATATCAACTGGAGAGAACAGATTGGTGACTTTAGCTATAGTATTGGCGCCAATGGTACCACAGTAAATAACGAATTGTTAGAAATAGGATCTGAATCCGGTGTTAATTCATTTATTACCGGGGGTAGTTTGAACAATGGGCAGTTGGTGACCAGAACTGAAGTAGGGCAACCCGTGGGCTCATTTTATGGCTATCAGATCGCCGGTGTTTTCCAGAATCAGGATGAAGTAGATACTTATCCTGCTATTGGAGGCCAGACAATAGGTGACTTTAGATATGTTGATAATAATGGGTTAAATGAAAATGGGGAGCTGATAGGAGAAGCAGATGGAAACTTAACCGAAGCGGATCGTAACTTTATAGGTTCGCCCATACCCGATTTTATTTATGGCTTCAATTTTAATCTTGGCTATAAAGGCTTTGATCTTGCCATGGACTTTCAGGGACAAGTAGGTAATGAAATCTACAACGGTAAACGCGCCCAGCGCTTCGCTTTGGCAAATTATCAGGCACTATGGCTTGACCGCTGGACAGGACCTGGAACCAGCAATAGTGTGCCACGCGCCAGCGCAGGAGGAGTCAATTTTTTGCCTTCAGAATTTTTTGTTGAAGATGGAAGCTTTCTCAGGCTGCGTACTGTCACCCTGGGGTATGACCTACCGGCTGCCATGGCTGAAAATCTAAGCCTCACGCAGGCCAGAGTGTATGTGAGAGGGACAAATGTATTTACCATTACTGATTATTCTGGCTATACCCCTGAAATTGGAGTAGGTAGTCCCACTGCTGCGGGAATAGATCTGGGAGAATATCCTGTCACATCCATTTATTCTGTAGGGATCAACATAACATTATAA
- a CDS encoding RagB/SusD family nutrient uptake outer membrane protein produces MNTIKSFIILLVTGGLLVLSSCEDFLEKEPLGDLTTEAFYESQDDAVLATNAIYNAYRAWFVTGGFPIADIMSDDMVKGSSPADAAFLSDINNFNFTPGEGAFSNIWSALFVGVRRANIVLEEVPDIEMDENLKSRLLAEARFLRAAFYFELARSYGDLPKVLSSKPERNLSRVPRDEIYNEIIIPDLQYAIENLPRKSEYGDADLGRATQGASQALLAKVYLYRQNFSEAQALAEAVISSGEYSLPDSFAEEFAPTQVQGPGAVFEISAIQDNFSNGGNQYGQTQGVRGTVLVNGEPVGKGWGFGRPTLDLINFYEEGDPRMDASIIFLGDTIYGEVIVGDGGTPDTTYNESGEIEQLETYNQKVFMPGIQDAQFGYNRKILRYAEVLLIAAEAANENGNTAQALEYLNQVRSRAFGDASAAITETDQSALRQLIYDERRAELALEGERFYDLVRTGRAVEVLGPLGFQAGRNELFPVPQSEIDITEGAMRQNPGY; encoded by the coding sequence ATGAATACTATAAAATCATTTATCATATTATTAGTAACTGGAGGCTTATTGGTATTAAGTAGTTGTGAAGATTTTCTGGAAAAAGAACCGTTGGGAGATTTAACCACCGAAGCTTTTTATGAAAGTCAGGACGACGCAGTATTGGCTACCAACGCTATCTATAATGCTTACCGTGCCTGGTTTGTCACCGGTGGATTTCCCATTGCAGATATCATGTCAGATGACATGGTAAAAGGTAGTAGTCCGGCGGATGCTGCTTTTCTTTCAGATATTAACAATTTTAACTTCACACCAGGTGAAGGCGCCTTTTCTAACATTTGGTCAGCCTTATTTGTAGGGGTACGCCGAGCCAATATCGTACTTGAAGAGGTTCCTGATATTGAAATGGACGAAAATTTGAAAAGCCGTCTGTTAGCTGAAGCGCGCTTCCTGAGAGCTGCTTTTTACTTTGAACTGGCACGTTCCTATGGAGATTTACCAAAGGTGTTGTCTTCCAAACCTGAGAGAAATTTATCTCGTGTACCGCGAGATGAGATTTATAATGAGATCATCATTCCTGACCTGCAATATGCCATAGAGAATTTGCCTAGAAAATCAGAATATGGTGACGCTGATTTAGGACGTGCCACGCAGGGAGCCTCACAGGCTTTGCTGGCTAAGGTGTACCTGTATCGCCAAAACTTTAGCGAAGCTCAGGCACTGGCAGAAGCGGTAATCAGTTCAGGAGAATATAGTCTCCCCGATTCATTTGCAGAAGAATTCGCACCCACGCAGGTACAAGGGCCGGGTGCTGTGTTTGAAATTAGTGCAATCCAGGACAATTTCAGCAATGGCGGTAACCAGTACGGACAAACACAGGGAGTAAGAGGTACTGTGCTGGTAAATGGTGAGCCTGTAGGAAAAGGCTGGGGTTTTGGACGTCCAACCTTAGACCTCATCAACTTTTACGAAGAAGGAGATCCTCGCATGGATGCTTCAATCATTTTTTTAGGAGATACGATCTATGGTGAAGTAATCGTAGGCGATGGAGGAACACCCGATACGACTTATAACGAAAGTGGAGAGATTGAACAGTTGGAGACCTATAATCAAAAAGTCTTTATGCCTGGCATTCAGGATGCCCAGTTTGGTTACAACCGAAAAATATTGCGCTATGCTGAGGTATTATTGATAGCTGCCGAAGCGGCCAATGAAAATGGAAATACCGCCCAGGCGCTGGAATATCTAAACCAGGTAAGAAGCAGAGCATTTGGTGATGCATCAGCGGCAATCACAGAAACAGATCAGTCTGCATTACGTCAGCTTATCTATGATGAACGCCGTGCCGAGCTGGCACTGGAAGGAGAGCGTTTTTACGATCTGGTACGTACCGGCAGAGCCGTTGAAGTGCTTGGTCCACTGGGTTTTCAGGCAGGTAGAAATGAGTTGTTTCCTGTACCTCAGAGTGAAATAGATATCACCGAAGGGGCCATGCGTCAAAATCCCGGCTATTAG